In Verrucomicrobiia bacterium, a single genomic region encodes these proteins:
- a CDS encoding NADH-quinone oxidoreductase subunit M, with product MSTLTYILGWPLFGALVLAFVPRNLRVVMRSVALLATLVSAALAIKMFVMFNGAPAGLYGFKFESQAPWIESLGISYHVGVDGINAGLVLMAALVAFAAACVSWEIKEREKEFYILLLLMAGGILGAFASLDLFLFYFFHELALVPTFIMIGVWGRGEQKNYATFQITLYLSLGALIALVGLIALYVQAGAGTFDIPVLTRILHQAPLSRAEQGFIFPLLLFGFGILVSLWPFHTWAPPAYGSAPTPTAMLHAGVLKKFGLYGIIRIALPMLPDAARSWMGVVAWLCLGNLVYCGWVAMRQKDFNWLIGYSSVAHMGFVFLGIATLNLIGITGAVLVMIAHGFLAALAFGLNGFIYQQTGTLQMDQLGGLLRRLPFIGGALIMAAFAGCGLPGFANFAGEVTVFFGAWRTLHVVTICAIWGASIIGAVYLLRAVRALLQGPLPERWAAITDAPHLWRKTPFALLLAGLLVFGFFPRLLTDKIQKSVEPIVAQFSTSSGAYGMMLNSNPPVVASDKDAGLQSVTIRRARAR from the coding sequence ATGTCCACACTCACCTATATCCTCGGCTGGCCACTGTTTGGGGCGCTGGTGCTGGCGTTTGTGCCGCGCAATTTGCGCGTGGTAATGCGCTCGGTGGCCCTGCTGGCGACGCTGGTCTCGGCGGCCCTTGCCATAAAGATGTTCGTGATGTTCAACGGCGCCCCGGCCGGCCTTTACGGTTTCAAGTTTGAATCTCAGGCGCCCTGGATCGAGAGCCTTGGCATCAGCTATCACGTCGGCGTGGACGGCATCAACGCGGGCCTGGTTCTCATGGCCGCGCTGGTTGCCTTTGCGGCGGCCTGTGTTTCCTGGGAAATCAAAGAGCGTGAGAAGGAATTTTATATCCTGCTGCTGCTCATGGCCGGGGGCATCCTCGGCGCCTTCGCTTCGCTCGACCTGTTCCTGTTTTATTTCTTCCACGAACTGGCGCTGGTGCCGACCTTTATCATGATCGGCGTCTGGGGGCGCGGCGAGCAGAAGAACTATGCCACCTTCCAAATCACGCTTTATCTCAGCCTCGGCGCCCTCATCGCCCTGGTTGGACTGATTGCCCTCTACGTGCAAGCCGGCGCCGGCACGTTTGATATCCCCGTGCTGACCCGCATTTTGCACCAGGCCCCGCTCTCGCGCGCAGAACAAGGTTTCATCTTTCCGCTCCTGCTGTTCGGCTTCGGCATTCTCGTTTCACTCTGGCCGTTTCACACCTGGGCGCCGCCTGCTTACGGCTCGGCCCCCACCCCCACGGCCATGCTTCATGCCGGTGTGCTCAAAAAATTCGGCTTGTATGGCATCATCCGAATTGCCCTGCCGATGCTGCCCGATGCGGCCAGGAGCTGGATGGGCGTTGTAGCCTGGCTTTGCCTGGGCAACCTGGTTTATTGCGGCTGGGTCGCCATGCGCCAAAAAGATTTCAACTGGCTGATTGGCTATTCGAGCGTGGCGCACATGGGCTTTGTATTTCTTGGCATTGCCACCCTCAACCTCATTGGCATCACGGGCGCAGTGCTGGTCATGATCGCCCATGGTTTTCTGGCAGCGCTGGCCTTTGGGTTGAATGGCTTTATCTACCAGCAGACCGGCACGCTTCAAATGGACCAACTCGGTGGCCTGCTTCGTCGCCTTCCATTCATCGGCGGCGCATTGATCATGGCCGCGTTCGCCGGCTGCGGCTTGCCCGGTTTTGCCAACTTCGCCGGCGAGGTCACCGTGTTCTTTGGCGCCTGGCGGACGTTGCACGTCGTAACGATTTGCGCCATCTGGGGCGCATCGATCATCGGCGCGGTCTATTTGCTGCGCGCTGTTCGCGCGCTCCTGCAAGGGCCGTTGCCCGAGCGCTGGGCCGCAATAACCGATGCCCCCCACCTCTGGCGCAAAACGCCCTTTGCACTTCTGCTGGCCGGGTTATTGGTCTTCGGCTTTTTCCCGCGCCTTCTAACCGACAAAATCCAGAAGAGCGTCGAACCCATTGTGGCCCAGTTCTCCACGTCGTCAGGTGCCTATGGCATGATGCTAAACTCCAATCCGCCTGTTGTCGCCAGCGACAAAGATGCCGGCCTCCAATCCGTCACAATTCGACGGGCGCGCGCACGATGA
- the nuoL gene encoding NADH-quinone oxidoreductase subunit L, which translates to MNALPWIILFLPLFAAALITLFAHSDRKLSAGLSIGAVVAGFLLSAVFVGATHWGPARETAVQWLAIGDFQVEFGLRFDALSLLMMLVVTGVAGLIHIYSWGYMREDPGFSRYFACLSLFTFSMLGIVLANNFIELFIFWELVGVSSYLLIGFWFERPSAADAGKKAFLTNRLGDFGFILGILTVWAVLGSLNFSALQERIQADPQALGTLATVAALLIACGAAGKSAQFPLHVWLPDAMEGPTPVSALIHAATMVAAGVYMLCRVLFLLNAPALTVISWVGGFTSLLSAVIAVQQNDIKRILAYSTLSQLGFMVLGVGLHGPAQAMFHLTTHAFFKALLFLAAGSVIIALHHEQDIWKMGGLRKRMPVTFWTFLFGAMAISAFPPFSGFYSKDAILARAAADHAYGRFALGWVVAILTTFYMFRLIFVVFGASARTEAAGHARETPPVMLFPLRILAVLSLIAGFIGVENILNRQFEPGAAEHPMSAPMQVIAPFVQAPAAASLGLLAVALGFFAAYALYAGAQTDPLPARLGALSVWMRNRFYIDEFYEATFIRLHDGLAAIAAWIDRWLIAGLAVRGTHGTIELIGRALRQVQTGNLQTYAFLFALGVAFLLYFVLK; encoded by the coding sequence ATGAACGCCCTGCCCTGGATCATTTTGTTCCTCCCGTTGTTTGCGGCGGCGTTGATCACCCTCTTCGCGCATTCGGACCGCAAGCTCAGCGCTGGTCTTTCCATCGGAGCGGTGGTGGCTGGGTTTCTTCTGAGCGCAGTGTTCGTCGGCGCCACTCATTGGGGACCTGCTCGTGAGACAGCGGTTCAATGGCTGGCGATAGGTGATTTTCAGGTCGAGTTCGGTCTGCGCTTTGACGCTTTGAGCCTGCTGATGATGCTGGTCGTAACCGGCGTGGCAGGGCTCATCCACATTTATTCCTGGGGCTATATGCGCGAAGACCCTGGGTTTTCGCGCTATTTCGCCTGCTTGAGCCTGTTTACCTTTTCCATGCTCGGCATCGTGCTGGCCAACAATTTCATCGAGCTATTCATTTTTTGGGAATTGGTCGGCGTTTCCAGTTACCTTCTCATTGGTTTTTGGTTCGAACGCCCGTCGGCTGCGGATGCCGGCAAGAAGGCCTTCCTGACCAACCGGCTTGGGGATTTTGGTTTCATTCTAGGCATCTTGACGGTCTGGGCCGTCTTGGGTTCGCTGAACTTCAGCGCGCTGCAAGAGAGAATCCAAGCCGACCCCCAAGCGCTGGGCACGTTGGCCACCGTTGCGGCGCTCCTGATTGCCTGCGGGGCGGCTGGCAAAAGCGCCCAGTTCCCGCTGCATGTGTGGCTGCCAGACGCCATGGAAGGTCCCACGCCAGTCAGCGCGCTGATTCATGCCGCGACGATGGTGGCGGCAGGCGTTTACATGCTGTGCCGCGTCCTGTTCCTGCTCAATGCCCCCGCTTTAACCGTAATCTCCTGGGTGGGCGGGTTTACCTCGTTGCTCTCGGCGGTCATCGCCGTGCAGCAGAACGATATTAAACGCATTCTGGCCTACTCAACCCTTTCACAATTGGGTTTCATGGTGCTGGGGGTGGGCTTGCACGGACCTGCCCAGGCCATGTTCCACCTGACAACCCATGCCTTTTTCAAAGCGCTGCTATTCCTGGCAGCCGGTTCGGTGATTATCGCGTTGCATCACGAACAGGACATTTGGAAAATGGGCGGGCTGCGCAAAAGAATGCCGGTCACGTTCTGGACTTTCCTGTTCGGCGCGATGGCCATATCAGCGTTTCCGCCGTTCAGCGGGTTTTATAGCAAAGACGCCATCCTCGCCCGCGCGGCGGCAGACCACGCCTATGGCCGCTTCGCCCTCGGCTGGGTGGTTGCGATTCTCACCACATTTTACATGTTTCGACTGATTTTCGTCGTCTTCGGCGCTTCGGCCAGGACCGAAGCCGCCGGCCACGCCAGGGAAACTCCGCCTGTGATGCTTTTCCCGTTGCGCATTCTGGCAGTGCTCAGCCTTATTGCCGGATTCATTGGGGTCGAGAATATCCTGAACCGCCAGTTTGAACCGGGTGCCGCCGAGCATCCGATGTCAGCGCCCATGCAAGTCATCGCGCCATTCGTCCAGGCGCCCGCCGCCGCTTCGCTCGGCTTGCTCGCGGTGGCGCTCGGTTTTTTTGCGGCTTACGCGCTGTATGCGGGCGCGCAGACCGACCCACTCCCAGCCAGGCTCGGGGCGCTCTCGGTTTGGATGCGCAACCGTTTTTATATCGATGAGTTTTACGAGGCAACATTCATCCGGTTGCACGACGGGTTGGCGGCAATCGCCGCCTGGATCGATCGCTGGCTGATTGCCGGTCTTGCGGTGCGCGGCACCCATGGAACCATCGAACTGATTGGCCGGGCCTTGCGCCAGGTACAGACCGGCAACCTCCAGACCTATGCCTTTCTCTTTGCGCTGGGCGTGGCGTTTCTCCTGTACTTCGTTCTGAAATAA
- a CDS encoding VCBS repeat-containing protein — MHLRRLLTGWRELAGMMCLALLLTLLPALGARGAPAGAGVAQEPAPGVKCWPLTVPAGGKPGFTLMPGASTGILFTNELSSADENANQNLLNGSGLALGDYDGDGWCDIFLCNLDGSSRLYRNLGGWKFEDVTEAAGLANTNLLARGAVFSDVNGDGYLDLLVTYSGKGTRLFLNDGAGHFHDARATELADNTGSMSMALGDVNGDGYLDLYVANYGENTMRSGLKITTRMVDGKEQVIGRYRNRLKIINGKLVEYGEPGAFYLNDGHGRFQKKSWTDGTFKDETGAPLQQAPRDLSFTAVIRDINQDGRPDIYVCNDFQDPDRLWLGDGHGGFRAIAREALRSIPNFSMAVDFADINGDGLDDFFVTDMLSRYHSLRMRELQPMSPPPAYTREAAWDRPQVRRNFLFVNRGDGSYADIANYAGVAASDWSWCTAFLDVDLDGYPDILVGNGHYYDTQDLDAIERSKALTSAQRNDGRTLLSLFPHLFIPNVAFHNRGDFTFEERGQAWGFDSTQVSQSIGLADLDNDGDLDVVVNCLRGQALVYRNNCSAPRIAVRLKGRAPNTRGIGARIKLLGGAVPVQSQEMTCGSRFLAGDAPLRTFAAGNGNGSMTLEITWRSGKQSVVRGIKANYLYEIDETTVPAAPAPATVQQIISLFEDVSPALGHRHTDPPFDDFSRQLLLPRRLSQLGPGVAWVDLDGDGRDDLVIGGGRGTPLGIYLNEGQGRWRRVENGLPSGLADDSAGIVGGVLKSGQTTLLVGLANYEREQTNGPSVLRFNFAGRAVTNETCLAGLGASTGPLALADAFGNGSLALFVGGRLEPGRYPEPADSHLFINKDGQWKPDSPTDALLAKAGLVTGAVFSDLEGDGFPDLVLSCEWGPIRVFRNDRGQFRPWDIPLIQAPSSAKGISGFASRASKLSDLPGLWTCVASGDFDGDGRMDLVIGNWGLNSSYQQVAPGPWYLYYGDFNQDGVVHLIEANHDAALNQVVPWRDMLFMEKDLPWLRARFPTHAAYSQASLNDILGDLMPRARVLKAEFLGSILLLNRGDKFEVKLLPAEVQWSPAMGLAVGDLDGDGHEDLFVSQNYFAVRPEDARLDAGRGLLLRGDGRGGFSPVAGQDSGIRVYGEQRGCAVADYDGDGRLDLVVTQNGGETKLYHNRGARPGLRVRLDGREGNRAGIGAVMRLQFNSRMGPAREVHAGSGFWSQDSVTQVMATPETPSQIWIRWPGGRTTTSPIPAGATEIRVDDKGTLRTNR; from the coding sequence ATGCATCTTCGCCGCCTGTTGACGGGTTGGCGAGAGTTGGCAGGGATGATGTGCCTGGCTTTGCTGCTGACGCTTTTGCCGGCGCTTGGCGCGCGCGGCGCACCTGCCGGCGCTGGCGTCGCGCAAGAGCCGGCGCCTGGCGTGAAATGCTGGCCATTAACCGTGCCTGCTGGCGGCAAACCGGGTTTCACACTGATGCCGGGCGCCAGCACCGGCATCCTGTTCACAAATGAGCTATCGTCTGCAGACGAAAACGCCAACCAGAATCTCTTGAATGGTTCCGGTCTGGCTTTGGGCGATTACGATGGCGATGGCTGGTGCGACATCTTCCTGTGCAACCTCGACGGCAGCAGCCGGCTCTATCGCAACCTGGGCGGCTGGAAATTTGAGGACGTGACCGAAGCAGCCGGCTTGGCCAATACCAACCTCCTGGCGCGCGGCGCGGTTTTTTCCGATGTGAACGGGGACGGATACCTGGACCTGTTGGTAACGTATTCCGGGAAAGGCACCCGTCTGTTTCTCAATGACGGGGCCGGCCATTTCCATGACGCGCGCGCCACTGAACTGGCGGACAATACCGGGAGCATGTCCATGGCCTTGGGCGACGTCAACGGCGACGGCTACCTCGATTTGTATGTGGCTAATTACGGTGAGAACACGATGCGCAGCGGCCTTAAGATCACCACCCGGATGGTGGACGGAAAGGAGCAGGTCATCGGACGCTACCGCAACCGGCTCAAGATTATCAATGGCAAGCTCGTCGAGTACGGCGAGCCGGGTGCATTTTATTTGAATGATGGTCATGGGCGCTTCCAGAAGAAGTCGTGGACCGACGGCACGTTCAAAGATGAAACCGGCGCGCCCCTCCAGCAAGCGCCTCGGGACCTAAGCTTCACGGCTGTCATCCGCGACATTAACCAGGACGGCAGGCCGGATATTTATGTTTGCAACGATTTCCAGGACCCGGACCGCCTATGGCTCGGCGACGGCCACGGTGGTTTCCGAGCCATTGCCCGCGAGGCGCTGCGCAGCATCCCTAATTTCTCGATGGCGGTCGATTTCGCCGATATCAATGGCGACGGCCTGGATGACTTCTTCGTGACGGACATGCTCAGCCGCTATCACTCCCTGCGCATGCGCGAGCTGCAACCCATGAGCCCCCCGCCCGCCTATACTCGCGAAGCGGCCTGGGACCGGCCCCAGGTGCGGCGCAATTTCCTTTTTGTAAATCGCGGCGACGGTTCCTATGCCGACATTGCCAATTATGCCGGCGTAGCGGCCTCCGACTGGTCCTGGTGCACCGCTTTTCTTGATGTCGATCTCGATGGCTATCCGGATATTCTGGTCGGCAACGGGCATTACTATGACACCCAGGACCTGGATGCTATCGAGCGCTCCAAGGCCTTAACCTCGGCTCAGCGCAACGACGGACGAACCCTGCTCTCGCTTTTTCCCCACCTTTTCATCCCGAATGTCGCCTTCCATAACCGGGGTGATTTCACGTTCGAGGAGCGCGGCCAGGCCTGGGGTTTTGATTCTACACAGGTTTCTCAGAGCATCGGTTTGGCGGATTTGGATAATGATGGAGACCTGGATGTGGTGGTGAACTGTTTGCGCGGCCAGGCCCTGGTTTATCGGAATAATTGCTCGGCCCCGCGAATCGCGGTGCGCCTGAAAGGCCGTGCGCCAAACACCCGCGGAATTGGAGCGCGCATCAAGCTGCTTGGCGGCGCGGTGCCGGTCCAGTCGCAGGAGATGACTTGCGGGAGCCGGTTCCTTGCAGGGGATGCCCCGTTACGGACGTTTGCCGCCGGCAACGGCAATGGGTCCATGACACTCGAAATCACCTGGCGCAGCGGCAAGCAAAGCGTTGTCCGGGGAATCAAGGCCAACTATCTCTATGAAATCGATGAGACGACCGTCCCTGCCGCGCCCGCGCCCGCAACAGTTCAACAAATCATTAGCCTTTTTGAAGATGTAAGCCCCGCGCTTGGACACCGACATACCGACCCGCCTTTTGACGATTTCAGCCGTCAATTGCTACTGCCCCGGCGCTTAAGCCAGCTCGGACCGGGCGTCGCCTGGGTCGATCTCGATGGCGATGGCCGGGATGATTTGGTCATCGGCGGCGGGCGCGGCACACCATTAGGAATCTACCTGAATGAAGGTCAAGGCCGCTGGAGGCGAGTTGAGAACGGATTGCCCAGCGGCCTTGCGGATGACTCCGCCGGGATAGTGGGCGGTGTTCTCAAATCCGGCCAAACCACCTTGTTGGTCGGGCTTGCTAATTACGAGCGCGAGCAAACCAATGGCCCCTCCGTGCTGCGCTTTAACTTTGCCGGACGCGCCGTGACGAACGAGACTTGCCTCGCGGGTCTTGGCGCCAGCACTGGGCCGCTTGCTTTAGCTGATGCTTTTGGCAACGGTTCCCTGGCGTTGTTTGTTGGGGGGAGGTTGGAGCCGGGGCGCTACCCCGAGCCTGCCGACTCGCATCTGTTTATCAACAAAGACGGTCAGTGGAAGCCGGATAGCCCCACCGACGCGCTTCTCGCCAAAGCCGGATTGGTGACCGGCGCCGTATTCAGTGACTTGGAGGGTGACGGCTTTCCGGACCTGGTTTTGTCGTGTGAGTGGGGACCGATTCGCGTATTCCGTAATGATCGCGGCCAGTTCCGGCCTTGGGACATTCCACTAATTCAAGCTCCGTCGAGCGCCAAGGGAATATCCGGGTTTGCTTCAAGGGCATCGAAGCTCAGCGACCTCCCGGGATTGTGGACTTGCGTGGCCAGCGGCGACTTCGACGGTGATGGCCGGATGGACCTGGTCATTGGGAATTGGGGTCTTAACAGTTCCTATCAACAGGTCGCCCCTGGTCCCTGGTACCTTTATTATGGCGATTTCAACCAGGATGGCGTGGTGCATTTGATCGAGGCCAACCACGATGCGGCCTTGAACCAGGTGGTCCCGTGGCGGGACATGCTTTTTATGGAAAAGGACCTGCCCTGGTTGCGCGCTCGCTTCCCCACACACGCCGCGTACTCACAGGCTTCCTTAAATGACATCCTGGGCGACCTTATGCCCCGGGCGCGCGTTCTCAAAGCCGAGTTTCTGGGGTCCATCCTGCTGTTGAATCGAGGCGATAAATTCGAAGTCAAACTGCTGCCTGCTGAAGTTCAATGGTCGCCTGCAATGGGTTTAGCCGTTGGAGACCTCGATGGCGACGGGCATGAAGACTTATTTGTAAGCCAGAATTACTTCGCCGTGCGGCCAGAGGATGCCCGCTTGGACGCCGGGCGAGGACTGTTGTTGCGCGGGGATGGGCGGGGCGGATTTTCACCCGTCGCCGGCCAGGATAGCGGGATTCGGGTATATGGTGAACAGCGCGGATGCGCTGTGGCCGATTACGACGGGGATGGGCGCCTGGACCTGGTGGTGACCCAGAACGGCGGGGAGACAAAGCTCTACCATAATCGAGGCGCCAGGCCAGGGTTGCGTGTGCGCCTCGATGGTCGGGAGGGCAACAGGGCAGGCATTGGGGCAGTGATGCGGCTGCAGTTCAACTCGAGGATGGGCCCAGCCCGCGAGGTGCATGCCGGCAGTGGATTCTGGTCACAGGATAGCGTGACACAAGTGATGGCAACACCGGAGACGCCCAGCCAAATCTGGATTCGCTGGCCTGGCGGCAGAACAACAACAAGCCCAATACCGGCGGGGGCAACAGAGATTCGGGTGGATGATAAAGGGACTCTGAGAACTAATCGCTAG
- a CDS encoding ribonuclease H-like domain-containing protein, producing the protein MKNIVYFDLETQRSAEEVGGWDKISRMGLSIGVTYSTARGGYRIYDERQVDDLVRELQRADLIVGFNNLRFDYEVLHGYTALDLRQLPTLDLLLDLQNRLQHRLSLDAIAGATFGVEKTAEGMQAIDWFRQGRLLEIAEYCCYDVKLTRLVHEFGIHNHQLHYHNRFGKKLSVPVSW; encoded by the coding sequence ATGAAGAATATTGTCTATTTTGATCTGGAAACCCAGCGGTCGGCCGAGGAGGTCGGCGGTTGGGACAAAATCAGCCGGATGGGATTGAGTATCGGGGTGACCTACAGCACCGCGCGCGGGGGTTACCGGATTTATGACGAACGGCAGGTCGATGACCTGGTGCGGGAATTGCAGCGGGCGGACTTGATTGTGGGCTTCAACAATCTGCGGTTCGATTACGAGGTCCTTCACGGTTATACCGCGCTGGACCTGCGCCAACTGCCCACGCTCGACCTGCTGCTGGATTTGCAGAACCGGCTCCAGCATCGGCTCTCACTCGACGCCATCGCCGGCGCGACGTTCGGGGTCGAGAAAACCGCTGAAGGAATGCAGGCCATCGATTGGTTCAGACAAGGCCGGCTTCTGGAAATCGCCGAGTATTGCTGTTACGACGTGAAGCTGACCCGGCTGGTTCACGAGTTTGGCATTCACAATCACCAACTCCATTACCACAACCGCTTCGGCAAAAAGCTCAGCGTGCCCGTAAGCTGGTAA
- a CDS encoding NADH-quinone oxidoreductase subunit J produces MAEFLFYFFAFLTLVFGFLVVLNPFSRNPVTSAMFLVLTLGALAGLFVLLHAFFLAAVQVLVYAGAVMVLFLFVIMLLDLKAEEGRKIKIFSVTTGIVAVGAILFIFLRTLLHSSLGATSPSAPEGGTIPLGRLLFTNYLLPFEIVSVLLLVAMVGVVLLSKKELK; encoded by the coding sequence GTGGCAGAATTCTTATTTTACTTTTTTGCGTTCTTGACGCTGGTGTTTGGATTCCTGGTCGTGCTGAATCCCTTCAGCCGGAACCCGGTCACCAGCGCCATGTTCCTCGTGCTGACGCTTGGGGCCTTGGCAGGGCTGTTCGTCCTGCTGCACGCGTTCTTTCTGGCGGCGGTGCAGGTGCTGGTTTATGCCGGCGCGGTGATGGTTCTGTTCCTGTTTGTTATCATGTTGCTGGACCTCAAGGCTGAGGAGGGCCGAAAAATCAAAATCTTCAGCGTTACGACTGGCATAGTTGCCGTAGGGGCTATCTTATTCATTTTCCTGCGGACATTACTTCATTCATCGCTCGGAGCCACGAGTCCCAGCGCGCCGGAAGGCGGCACAATTCCTCTCGGCAGGCTCCTCTTCACGAATTACCTGCTGCCTTTTGAGATTGTTTCCGTCCTGCTCCTGGTGGCCATGGTGGGCGTTGTATTGCTCAGCAAAAAGGAGCTGAAATGA
- a CDS encoding NADH-quinone oxidoreductase subunit I: MIVKRKKLNLWERLYLPAIIGGFKVTIRHFFRKKVTMQYPEEKWVVPEGYRGAPYLVENQDGQIKCVSCQLCEFVCPPKAIRIVPPGPAGAPEAGNVEKAPKEFEINMLRCIFCGFCQEVCPEEAIFLMKDYSLTGLSREEMLYDKEKLLALGGMHQDKIRKWQRKAAEARAQGVPP, translated from the coding sequence ATGATCGTCAAACGCAAAAAGCTCAACCTTTGGGAGCGGCTTTACCTGCCCGCCATTATTGGCGGCTTTAAAGTCACCATCCGCCACTTCTTCCGCAAGAAAGTCACGATGCAGTATCCGGAGGAAAAATGGGTCGTTCCGGAGGGCTACCGTGGCGCCCCGTATTTGGTTGAAAACCAGGACGGCCAAATCAAATGCGTTTCCTGCCAGTTATGTGAGTTTGTTTGCCCGCCCAAAGCCATCCGCATTGTGCCCCCCGGCCCTGCGGGTGCGCCCGAGGCCGGCAACGTCGAAAAGGCGCCCAAAGAGTTCGAGATTAACATGCTCCGGTGCATCTTCTGCGGTTTTTGCCAGGAGGTTTGCCCCGAAGAGGCAATCTTCCTCATGAAAGATTATTCCCTCACCGGCTTGAGCCGCGAGGAGATGCTTTACGATAAAGAAAAACTGCTGGCCCTCGGCGGGATGCACCAGGACAAAATCCGCAAATGGCAGCGAAAAGCCGCCGAGGCCAGGGCGCAAGGCGTTCCGCCCTGA
- a CDS encoding NADH-quinone oxidoreductase subunit N yields MNLALLSHEWLVLALAIGLLLVDLWAPPRARRNLGYVAAAGILAIFLYSVFFVRIAAQPDAVPSAFNNMYLLDGLALFFKRFFLLAALLVLLMSVEFAERIQAGIAEFYAVILLALMGMLFACSVNNFALLFVSLELITVSFYVLTSFERARTTSLEAGVKYLIIGALSTGFTVFGIALVYGISGKLDFGDLAAVTSQHSDNHIFLFGLLLVMVGLGFKIAAFPFQIWAPDVYQGAPTPATAFLAVGSKAAGFVLLLRVLFLAVPAITVQWSKLLIVTSAITILYGNLCAIPQRNVKRLLGYSSIAHAGYMLLGLAAMAAGISNTGEGIGAGGSAILYYLSGYLFTVLGAFTVICLVMRQADGEDVSTLAGLGQRSPLLAATMTLSMVSLAGIPPMAGFFGKFLLIKAALGQAQGPVQNAFYVLVAIAIAGVVMSLYYYFGIVRAIYWSRQVPDSSPIPMSRPIRLSLCVCIAGMLFLGIYPNPVLNLASQAIKALH; encoded by the coding sequence ATGAATCTGGCCCTTCTGAGTCATGAATGGCTGGTGCTGGCTCTGGCCATTGGCTTGCTGCTGGTCGATTTGTGGGCGCCGCCTCGGGCGCGGCGCAATCTGGGTTACGTGGCTGCCGCTGGGATTCTCGCTATCTTTCTCTACAGCGTTTTTTTCGTGCGGATTGCTGCTCAGCCGGACGCCGTTCCAAGCGCTTTCAATAATATGTACCTCCTGGACGGCCTGGCGCTGTTTTTCAAACGCTTCTTTCTTCTCGCCGCGCTGCTCGTCCTGCTGATGTCGGTCGAGTTCGCCGAGCGCATCCAGGCAGGCATTGCCGAATTCTACGCCGTCATCCTGCTGGCGCTCATGGGAATGCTCTTTGCCTGTTCGGTGAACAATTTCGCGCTGCTATTCGTCTCGCTCGAACTGATTACGGTCTCCTTTTACGTCCTCACCAGCTTCGAGCGCGCCCGAACCACCTCGCTAGAGGCAGGGGTCAAATACCTCATTATCGGCGCGCTTTCCACCGGGTTTACTGTGTTTGGCATCGCCCTGGTTTATGGAATCTCGGGCAAACTCGATTTCGGCGACCTGGCGGCTGTGACGTCGCAGCATAGTGATAACCACATCTTTCTGTTTGGGCTCTTGCTCGTGATGGTCGGACTGGGCTTTAAAATCGCCGCCTTCCCATTTCAAATCTGGGCGCCTGATGTCTATCAAGGCGCTCCGACACCGGCGACTGCGTTCCTGGCGGTAGGCTCAAAGGCAGCCGGGTTCGTGTTGCTCTTGCGGGTGTTGTTCCTGGCAGTTCCGGCCATCACGGTGCAATGGTCGAAACTCCTCATTGTGACCTCCGCTATCACGATTCTGTATGGCAACCTCTGCGCTATTCCGCAAAGGAACGTCAAACGCTTGCTCGGTTATTCCAGCATCGCCCACGCGGGTTACATGCTCCTTGGCCTGGCGGCCATGGCTGCGGGCATTTCCAATACAGGCGAGGGCATCGGCGCAGGCGGCTCTGCAATCCTCTATTATTTGAGCGGCTACCTCTTCACGGTGCTGGGGGCCTTCACAGTCATTTGCCTGGTCATGCGTCAGGCCGATGGGGAAGATGTCTCCACCCTGGCGGGGCTCGGCCAGCGTTCGCCTTTATTGGCGGCCACGATGACCCTGTCAATGGTTTCCCTGGCCGGCATCCCGCCAATGGCCGGTTTTTTCGGCAAATTCCTGCTCATTAAGGCGGCCCTGGGTCAAGCCCAAGGCCCGGTGCAAAACGCGTTCTACGTTCTCGTCGCCATCGCCATCGCCGGGGTCGTGATGTCTCTCTACTACTATTTCGGCATCGTCCGCGCTATCTACTGGTCGCGCCAGGTGCCCGACTCGTCGCCTATCCCGATGTCCAGACCGATTCGCCTCTCGCTCTGCGTCTGTATCGCCGGGATGCTTTTTCTGGGCATCTATCCCAACCCGGTACTCAACCTCGCCTCACAGGCGATTAAAGCCTTGCACTAA
- the nuoK gene encoding NADH-quinone oxidoreductase subunit NuoK, giving the protein MNPIGIEHYLVVSVILFCLGLLGVIVRRNLLVMYMGLELMLNAANLALVAFSRFNHNLDGQVFVFFVITVAAAEVSVGLALIVALYRRRQSAHAEDLTTLKL; this is encoded by the coding sequence ATGAACCCCATCGGCATCGAACATTATCTTGTGGTGAGTGTGATCCTGTTTTGCCTGGGGTTGCTGGGCGTGATCGTCCGGCGCAACTTGCTGGTAATGTACATGGGCCTCGAATTGATGCTGAACGCCGCTAACCTGGCCCTGGTGGCCTTTTCGCGGTTCAATCACAACCTGGATGGCCAGGTCTTCGTGTTTTTCGTGATCACGGTGGCCGCCGCCGAGGTCTCGGTTGGTCTGGCGCTGATCGTGGCGCTCTATCGCCGGCGCCAAAGCGCTCATGCCGAGGACCTCACAACTCTGAAGCTATAG